One region of Planctomycetota bacterium genomic DNA includes:
- a CDS encoding DJ-1/PfpI family protein yields the protein MGSSRGRVLIVVGDASETVDTLYPLYRLREAGFEPVVIGPERRTYQMVLHEVRPGWTITREWEGYQITADAAFADVRPEDHAGIFFSGGRAPEYIRYDEDLVRITRHFFAAGKPVASVCHGVEIPAYAGCVKGRRMATVPKCRFDLEVAGGIFVDAPCVIDGNLVSGRTFHDHGHYVGAWIALLEQAVGVRR from the coding sequence ATGGGCAGTTCCCGTGGCCGCGTTCTGATCGTCGTCGGCGACGCCAGCGAGACGGTCGATACCCTCTACCCGCTGTACCGTCTCCGGGAGGCGGGGTTCGAGCCGGTGGTGATCGGCCCGGAGCGCCGCACGTACCAGATGGTGCTCCACGAGGTCCGCCCGGGGTGGACGATCACGCGCGAGTGGGAGGGGTACCAGATCACCGCCGATGCGGCCTTCGCCGACGTCCGGCCCGAGGACCATGCGGGGATCTTCTTCAGTGGCGGCCGGGCACCGGAATACATCCGCTACGACGAGGACCTCGTCCGGATCACCCGGCATTTCTTCGCCGCCGGCAAGCCGGTGGCGAGCGTCTGCCACGGCGTCGAGATCCCCGCCTACGCCGGCTGCGTGAAGGGACGGCGGATGGCGACGGTCCCCAAGTGCCGGTTCGATCTCGAGGTCGCCGGCGGGATCTTCGTCGACGCCCCGTGCGTGATCGACGGCAACCTCGTCAGCGGGCGCACGTTCCACGACCACGGCCACTATGTCGGGGCGTGGATCGCCCTCCTCGAGCAGGCCGTGGGGGTCAGGCGCTGA
- the miaA gene encoding tRNA (adenosine(37)-N6)-dimethylallyltransferase MiaA, producing the protein MPVQPVADAAPDPPGEPRSLPRSGRGGVAALLAEDCLCLAGPTAAGKSALAVALAERIGAEIVSADSMAIYTGLDIGTAKPSLEQRARVPHHLVDIVSPAAAASVADWLSAAAAAFADIRRRGRRILVCGGTPLYLKALRDGLDELPAADAATRARLEDEADRLGLPVLHARLAAADPQAAGRVHPADRRRIVRALEIVAAGGRAGTGWQRSGPSPWGDRLLVIDRPRRLLAERIERRVDAMFAAGLLDEVRGVVASGGIGPTARQAAGYAECLAFLAGQGTLADAVARTKQRTRQLAKRQLTWLRSFPEAIWISA; encoded by the coding sequence ATGCCCGTCCAGCCGGTCGCCGACGCCGCTCCGGACCCTCCCGGAGAGCCCCGGAGTCTACCACGCAGCGGTCGTGGGGGCGTTGCGGCGCTGCTCGCCGAGGATTGCCTGTGCCTCGCCGGGCCGACGGCGGCCGGCAAGTCGGCGCTTGCCGTCGCCCTCGCCGAGCGGATCGGCGCCGAGATCGTCAGCGCCGACTCGATGGCGATCTACACCGGCCTCGACATTGGCACCGCCAAGCCGTCGCTCGAGCAGCGCGCCCGGGTGCCCCACCACCTCGTCGACATCGTCTCCCCCGCCGCCGCGGCGAGCGTCGCCGACTGGCTCTCCGCCGCGGCGGCGGCCTTCGCCGACATCCGCCGCCGCGGCCGCCGGATCCTCGTCTGCGGTGGGACGCCGCTGTATCTCAAGGCGCTCCGCGACGGCCTCGACGAACTGCCGGCGGCCGACGCCGCGACCCGGGCGCGGCTCGAGGACGAGGCCGACCGGCTCGGGCTGCCGGTGCTCCACGCCCGATTGGCCGCCGCCGATCCCCAGGCCGCAGGGCGCGTCCACCCCGCCGACCGGCGCCGCATCGTCCGGGCACTCGAGATCGTCGCCGCCGGTGGGCGCGCCGGGACCGGCTGGCAGCGCTCGGGCCCCAGCCCGTGGGGCGACCGCCTGCTGGTGATCGACCGGCCGCGGCGGCTGCTCGCCGAGCGGATCGAGCGGCGCGTCGACGCGATGTTTGCCGCCGGACTGCTCGACGAGGTCCGCGGCGTCGTCGCTTCCGGCGGCATCGGCCCCACCGCCCGGCAGGCGGCCGGCTACGCCGAGTGCCTCGCCTTCCTCGCCGGCCAGGGCACGCTCGCCGACGCCGTGGCCCGCACCAAGCAGCGCACGCGGCAGCTCGCCAAGCGGCAACTCACCTGGCTGCGGAGCTTCCCCGAGGCGATCTGGATCAGCGCCTGA
- a CDS encoding phosphoribosyl-ATP diphosphatase, translated as MTGETGVLGRLEGVIAARRGTSPDRSYTARLLAGGVAACGAKVTEEAAEVVAAAAAEPADRVVAEAADLVYHLLVLLAARDVTLGAVEAELARRFGISGLDEKAARGGEAPRGEAAR; from the coding sequence ATGACTGGGGAGACGGGGGTGCTCGGCCGACTCGAAGGGGTGATCGCCGCGCGCCGCGGCACCTCTCCCGACCGATCCTACACCGCTCGGCTGCTCGCCGGTGGCGTGGCGGCCTGCGGGGCGAAAGTCACCGAGGAGGCCGCCGAGGTCGTGGCCGCCGCCGCTGCCGAGCCGGCCGACCGGGTCGTCGCCGAGGCCGCTGATCTCGTCTACCACCTGCTGGTCCTGCTGGCTGCCCGCGACGTGACGCTCGGCGCGGTCGAGGCAGAACTGGCGCGGCGGTTCGGAATCTCCGGGCTCGACGAGAAGGCCGCCCGCGGCGGTGAAGCGCCGCGCGGGGAGGCAGCGCGATGA
- the hisG gene encoding ATP phosphoribosyltransferase yields MTAAGPEPDILRLGVPSKGRLADITTELLGAAGVSYRRSERSLFARCRDLPVEVIFLRTDDIPVLVAEGAIDLGITGADLVAESGRALVHRLDLGIGSCRLALCVADDGPVREVADLAGARVATSFPQVTSRWLAERHVACRLVELSGSVEIMIQLGIADAIVDLVETGSTLSANRLRVVAELGRYQTVLVQRPGLPDGALADRIVRRLEGIVIARSYSLLEYNVPRRCLAEAERITPGFNSPTISALEDPDWCAVRAMVRRGEVHAIMERLEAIGASAIIETQIANCRL; encoded by the coding sequence ATGACCGCCGCCGGACCGGAGCCCGACATCCTCCGCCTCGGGGTGCCGAGCAAGGGGCGCCTCGCCGACATCACCACCGAGCTGCTCGGCGCCGCCGGCGTGAGCTACCGGCGCAGCGAGCGGAGCCTGTTCGCGCGGTGCCGCGACCTGCCGGTGGAGGTGATCTTCCTCCGCACCGACGACATCCCGGTCCTCGTCGCCGAGGGGGCGATCGACCTCGGGATCACGGGCGCCGATCTCGTCGCCGAGAGCGGCCGCGCGCTCGTCCACCGCCTCGACCTCGGCATCGGCTCCTGCCGCCTCGCGCTGTGCGTGGCCGACGACGGGCCGGTCCGCGAGGTCGCCGACCTCGCCGGTGCCCGGGTCGCGACGAGCTTCCCGCAGGTCACGTCGCGATGGCTGGCCGAGCGCCACGTCGCCTGCCGGCTCGTCGAGCTCTCGGGCAGCGTCGAGATCATGATCCAGCTCGGGATCGCCGACGCGATCGTCGATCTCGTCGAGACCGGCAGCACGCTGTCGGCCAACCGGCTGCGCGTCGTCGCCGAGCTGGGGCGCTACCAGACGGTGCTCGTGCAGCGGCCGGGGCTGCCTGACGGCGCGCTTGCCGACCGGATCGTGCGGCGACTCGAGGGGATCGTCATCGCCAGGAGCTACTCGCTCCTGGAATACAACGTCCCGCGGCGCTGCCTCGCCGAGGCCGAGCGGATCACGCCGGGCTTCAACTCGCCGACGATCAGCGCGCTGGAGGACCCCGACTGGTGCGCCGTCCGCGCGATGGTCCGCCGCGGCGAGGTCCACGCGATCATGGAGCGCCTCGAGGCGATCGGCGCCTCGGCGATCATCGAGACGCAGATCGCCAACTGCCGGCTGTAG
- a CDS encoding amidohydrolase family protein has translation MGHAGARDRPARPALRCQRHGQPDDRGKRRQRRRHRPPPHARADPLGDLGARLDPAPPQRVLRAVRRRRAGGGAVAPRPPVGPVTGVVAPRSAILRARWLIPVAGRVLDGGWLRIERGRVRALGSGPPPGPATDLGDVVVVPGLVNAHTHLEFSLLPRPLPGDGGLPAWIARLVALRRAEGSDPAARGRAIAAGLAESLAAGVTAIGEIATAPMPEGLPAARPRLRVYRECLGLAPAAASRAAALEREGFVVGARCLPGISPHAPYSVAAPLGRRLVAIARRRRLPVAMHLAEAEEEAGFLETGTGPFRTLLDGLGAWPAPPPDLLPVADWLTLLARAPRGLVIHATFVAAGSAPLDRLARHRDRLAVAVCPRTARLLSGRDPPLAALRAAGVRVALGTDGRGSSPDLDPRGECRALVDAGLATPAEALAMATTDAAWGIGLEHVSGRLAPGRPADLAVIATGRTADPHAALLDPAARVTATLLSGAAVHGRLPA, from the coding sequence TTGGGTCACGCAGGGGCGCGAGATCGGCCAGCTCGCCCTGCTCTACGGTGCCAACGACATGGGCAGCCTGATGATCGAGGAAAACGTCGTCAGCGCCGCCGGCACCGTCCACCACCTCACGCTCGAGCAGATCCGCTCGGCGATCTCGGAGCTAGGCTGGATCCCGCGCCGCCGCAACGTGTTCTACGAGCTGTTCGAAGACGACGGGCCGGCGGTGGTGCCGTCGCTCCCCGTCCTCCAGTCGGTCCCGTGACCGGAGTCGTGGCGCCCCGGTCGGCGATCCTCCGCGCCCGCTGGCTGATCCCCGTCGCCGGCCGAGTACTCGACGGCGGCTGGCTGCGGATCGAGCGCGGGCGCGTCCGCGCCCTCGGCAGCGGCCCGCCGCCGGGCCCGGCGACCGATCTCGGCGACGTCGTCGTCGTGCCGGGACTCGTCAACGCCCACACGCACCTCGAGTTCTCGCTCCTGCCGCGGCCGCTCCCCGGCGACGGCGGCCTGCCGGCGTGGATCGCGCGGCTGGTCGCCCTCCGCCGTGCGGAGGGAAGCGATCCGGCCGCCCGCGGCAGGGCGATCGCCGCCGGCCTGGCCGAGAGCCTCGCCGCCGGCGTCACGGCGATCGGCGAGATCGCGACGGCGCCGATGCCGGAGGGATTGCCTGCCGCCAGGCCGCGCCTCCGCGTCTACCGCGAGTGCCTCGGCCTGGCGCCGGCGGCAGCGTCGCGTGCCGCCGCGCTCGAGCGCGAGGGGTTTGTCGTCGGCGCGCGGTGTCTTCCCGGTATCTCCCCCCACGCCCCCTATTCGGTCGCCGCACCGCTCGGCCGGCGGCTCGTGGCGATCGCACGGCGCCGCCGGCTTCCCGTGGCGATGCACCTGGCCGAGGCCGAGGAGGAAGCGGGGTTCCTCGAGACCGGCACCGGGCCGTTCCGCACGCTGCTCGACGGACTCGGCGCCTGGCCCGCGCCGCCGCCGGATCTCCTTCCCGTCGCCGACTGGCTCACGCTCCTCGCCCGGGCGCCGCGCGGGCTGGTGATCCACGCCACGTTCGTCGCCGCCGGCTCGGCTCCCCTCGACAGGCTCGCGCGCCACCGCGACCGGCTCGCCGTCGCCGTCTGCCCGCGCACGGCACGGCTGCTGTCGGGGCGCGATCCGCCGCTGGCCGCGCTCCGCGCCGCCGGCGTGCGCGTCGCGCTGGGAACCGACGGCCGCGGGTCGAGCCCCGATCTCGACCCCCGCGGCGAGTGCCGTGCGCTGGTGGACGCCGGCCTTGCGACACCGGCCGAGGCGCTGGCGATGGCGACGACCGACGCCGCCTGGGGGATCGGCCTCGAGCACGTCAGCGGCCGCCTCGCCCCGGGCCGCCCCGCCGATCTGGCGGTGATCGCCACCGGTCGGACCGCAGACCCCCACGCGGCGCTCCTCGATCCGGCGGCCCGGGTCACCGCCACGCTCCTCTCCGGCGCGGCCGTCCACGGCCGGCTGCCGGCGTGA
- the mqnC gene encoding dehypoxanthine futalosine cyclase, with amino-acid sequence MNRSIDEILSAVVAGERLAADDAVRLLESNRLAAIGRAAHAVSRRLHPEPYRTYNIDRNINYTNVCTAVCDFCAFYRPPKHAEGYVLDRDVLLAKIGETVALGGDQILLQGGLHPTLPLEWYEEMLQDIKARYPAVNVHGFSPPEIHHFTKVAKRPLGEVLERLARAGLGSLPGGGGEILVDRVRKAMTRGKVLTDDWLDVHRQWHRLGGRSTATMMFGHIETLAERVEHLERVRELQDETGGFTAFICWSFQPENTEMVEIPPAGPFEYLKTQAVARLYLDNVPNIQSSWVTQGREIGQLALLYGANDMGSLMIEENVVSAAGTVHHLTLEQIRSAISELGWIPRRRNVFYELFEDDGPAVVPSLPVLQSVP; translated from the coding sequence ATGAACCGTTCGATCGACGAGATCCTCTCCGCGGTCGTGGCCGGCGAGAGGCTTGCCGCCGACGACGCGGTCCGCCTTCTCGAATCGAATCGGCTGGCGGCGATCGGCCGCGCGGCCCACGCGGTATCACGTCGGCTTCATCCGGAGCCGTACCGGACCTACAACATCGACCGCAACATCAACTACACCAACGTCTGCACCGCGGTCTGCGACTTCTGCGCGTTCTACCGGCCGCCGAAGCACGCCGAGGGCTACGTGCTCGACCGCGACGTGCTCCTCGCCAAGATCGGCGAGACGGTGGCGCTCGGCGGCGACCAGATCCTCCTCCAGGGCGGCCTCCATCCGACGCTGCCGCTGGAGTGGTACGAGGAGATGCTCCAGGACATCAAGGCCCGCTACCCAGCCGTCAACGTCCACGGCTTCTCCCCCCCCGAGATCCACCATTTCACGAAAGTCGCGAAGCGGCCGCTCGGCGAGGTCCTCGAGCGCCTTGCCCGCGCCGGCCTCGGTTCGCTTCCCGGTGGCGGCGGCGAGATCCTCGTCGACCGCGTCCGCAAGGCGATGACGCGCGGCAAGGTGCTCACCGACGACTGGCTCGACGTCCACCGCCAGTGGCACCGGCTCGGCGGGCGGAGTACGGCGACGATGATGTTCGGCCATATCGAGACGCTCGCCGAGCGCGTCGAACACCTCGAGCGCGTCCGCGAGCTCCAGGACGAGACCGGCGGGTTCACGGCGTTCATCTGCTGGTCGTTCCAGCCGGAGAACACCGAGATGGTCGAGATCCCGCCGGCCGGGCCATTTGAGTACCTGAAGACGCAGGCGGTCGCCCGGCTGTATCTCGACAACGTCCCCAACATCCAGTCGAGTTGGGTCACGCAGGGGCGCGAGATCGGCCAGCTCGCCCTGCTCTACGGTGCCAACGACATGGGCAGCCTGATGATCGAGGAAAACGTCGTCAGCGCCGCCGGCACCGTCCACCACCTCACGCTCGAGCAGATCCGCTCGGCGATCTCGGAGCTAGGCTGGATCCCGCGCCGCCGCAACGTGTTCTACGAGCTGTTCGAAGACGACGGGCCGGCGGTGGTGCCGTCGCTCCCCGTCCTCCAGTCGGTCCCGTGA
- a CDS encoding menaquinone biosynthesis protein codes for MVDRSPSAVPVSRSSQRTDHAGPSDRRGLRIGAVSYLNTKPLIPGLAGAGIDLVLDLPSRLADGLAAGAYDVALIPSIELFRGAGERVVSDACIGCHGPVMSVKLFFRRSPAHVRTLAIDEGSRTSVALARIILAERYGVRPELEILPIGGRLSDTNADAVLLIGDRALDGRVLGERGDVGGPAGAFCLVQDLGDEWCRWTGLPFVFAVWVARAGLDDATVATLETALGSARDRGRRGLAAIAAAEAAGHGLTVEQCLGYLRDNLHYDLGPREREALALFHGKASALGLCPAPVARSRTPRPALR; via the coding sequence ATGGTCGACCGTTCCCCTTCCGCCGTGCCCGTCAGCCGCTCGTCGCAGCGGACCGATCATGCCGGCCCGTCCGACCGGCGTGGGCTGAGGATCGGCGCGGTGTCGTATCTCAACACCAAGCCGCTCATCCCCGGCCTCGCCGGGGCGGGGATCGACCTGGTCCTCGACCTGCCCAGCCGGCTGGCCGACGGCCTCGCCGCCGGCGCCTACGACGTCGCCCTGATCCCGTCGATCGAGCTGTTCCGCGGGGCCGGTGAACGGGTGGTCTCCGACGCCTGCATCGGCTGCCACGGGCCGGTGATGAGCGTGAAGCTGTTCTTCCGCCGCTCTCCGGCCCACGTGCGGACGCTGGCGATCGACGAGGGCTCGCGGACGAGCGTCGCCCTTGCCCGGATCATCCTCGCCGAGCGCTACGGAGTCCGGCCGGAACTGGAAATCCTGCCGATCGGCGGCCGTCTGTCCGACACGAATGCCGACGCCGTCCTGCTGATCGGCGACCGGGCTCTCGATGGCCGCGTGCTCGGCGAGCGCGGCGACGTGGGGGGCCCCGCGGGGGCGTTCTGCCTCGTGCAGGATCTCGGCGACGAGTGGTGCCGGTGGACCGGGCTGCCGTTCGTGTTCGCCGTCTGGGTGGCCCGTGCCGGTCTCGACGACGCGACCGTGGCGACCCTCGAGACGGCCCTCGGGTCGGCCCGCGACCGCGGCCGGCGGGGCCTGGCGGCGATCGCCGCGGCCGAAGCGGCCGGCCACGGGCTGACCGTCGAGCAATGCCTCGGCTACCTGCGTGACAACCTGCACTACGACCTCGGTCCGCGCGAGCGCGAGGCGCTGGCGCTGTTCCACGGCAAGGCGTCCGCGCTCGGGCTGTGCCCGGCCCCGGTGGCCCGGTCCCGTACGCCCCGACCGGCACTGCGATGA
- a CDS encoding ABC transporter ATP-binding protein, with amino-acid sequence MIEFSAVSRSYGHKPAVADLDLTIPAGELFALLGPNGAGKTTTIRMLVGLLAPSRGSIRVRGHDVVADPRAAHLHLGYVPDEPTLYEKLTGREFLWFIADMFGMPRSAAAAAIEAQIATFELGAFVDDLAESYSLGMRQRLVFAAALVHDPAVLVLDEPMVGLDPRSMRIVKDMLRQRVGRGMTVFMSTHLLALAEELADRLGIMVHGRLRFLGTVADLRRQVAGSGAAGLEQLYLELTDQVGAAGDPHPAETDR; translated from the coding sequence ATGATCGAGTTCTCCGCCGTCAGCCGCAGCTACGGCCACAAGCCGGCCGTGGCCGACCTCGACCTGACGATCCCCGCCGGCGAACTGTTCGCGCTGCTCGGGCCCAACGGCGCCGGCAAGACGACGACGATCCGGATGCTCGTCGGCCTGCTCGCGCCGTCCCGGGGCTCGATCCGCGTCCGCGGCCACGACGTCGTCGCCGACCCGCGCGCCGCCCACCTCCACCTCGGCTACGTCCCCGACGAGCCGACGCTCTACGAGAAGCTCACCGGTCGCGAGTTCCTGTGGTTCATCGCCGACATGTTCGGCATGCCGCGGTCAGCCGCGGCCGCGGCGATCGAGGCGCAGATCGCCACGTTCGAACTCGGCGCGTTCGTCGACGACCTCGCCGAGAGCTATTCGCTGGGGATGCGGCAGCGGCTGGTGTTCGCGGCGGCGCTGGTCCACGACCCGGCCGTCCTCGTCCTCGACGAGCCGATGGTCGGCCTCGATCCGCGGAGCATGCGGATCGTCAAGGACATGCTCCGCCAGCGCGTCGGCCGCGGGATGACGGTCTTCATGTCGACCCATCTCCTCGCCCTCGCCGAGGAGCTCGCCGACCGCCTCGGGATCATGGTCCACGGCCGCCTCCGCTTCCTCGGCACCGTCGCCGACCTGCGCCGGCAGGTGGCCGGATCGGGCGCCGCGGGGCTCGAGCAGTTGTACCTCGAGCTCACCGACCAGGTCGGTGCCGCCGGGGACCCGCACCCCGCGGAGACCGACCGATGA
- the aroA gene encoding 3-phosphoshikimate 1-carboxyvinyltransferase, translated as MSVLLPLTPCRGPVTGTVRTPGSKSITNRALVCAALSRGTSTLTGVLDSQDTRVMAAGLTALGIALEPDWPADRIVVHGSGGRIPTTVATLDCAASGTTMRFLAAVCGLGSGSYRLDGTARMRKRPIGDLLAALRRLGVEATAESPGECPPVVIRSTGLAGGATVVDGGTSSQFASGLAMAGPCMPRGLDLEFAGTLVSTPYLEMTRCVMEAFGATCTVTGPRSWRIEPGGYAARRYAIEPDASAASYFLAAAALTGGAVTVAGLGPDGLQGDVAFADALGRMGCRVTHDAAGVTVAGRATRGIDIDMNAISDTVPTLAVVALFADGPTTIRNVAHVRDKETDRIGDLVRELARLGADVSEHADGLTIRPRPLHGAVVETYDDHRMAMSLALAGLTTAGVVIADPGCVAKTFPGYWRALARLARLDTAAWPEVATATPGE; from the coding sequence ATGTCGGTGCTCCTTCCCCTCACTCCCTGCCGCGGCCCGGTGACCGGGACGGTCCGCACCCCCGGCTCCAAGAGCATCACCAACCGGGCGCTGGTCTGCGCGGCGCTGTCGCGCGGCACGAGCACGCTGACGGGGGTCCTCGACAGCCAGGATACCCGCGTCATGGCGGCCGGCCTGACGGCGCTGGGGATCGCGCTGGAGCCCGATTGGCCGGCCGACCGGATCGTCGTGCACGGCAGCGGTGGCCGGATCCCCACGACGGTGGCGACGCTCGACTGCGCCGCCAGCGGCACGACGATGCGGTTCCTGGCCGCCGTCTGCGGGCTCGGGTCGGGCTCGTACCGCCTCGACGGGACCGCACGGATGCGGAAACGCCCGATCGGCGATTTGCTCGCGGCCCTCCGCCGGCTCGGGGTCGAGGCCACTGCGGAGAGCCCGGGGGAGTGCCCGCCGGTCGTGATCCGCTCGACCGGTTTGGCGGGGGGCGCGACGGTCGTCGACGGGGGCACGTCGAGCCAGTTCGCCAGCGGCCTGGCGATGGCCGGCCCCTGCATGCCGCGTGGGCTCGACCTCGAGTTCGCCGGCACGCTCGTCTCGACGCCGTACCTCGAGATGACGCGTTGCGTGATGGAGGCGTTCGGCGCGACGTGCACCGTGACCGGACCGCGGAGCTGGCGGATCGAGCCGGGCGGCTACGCGGCGCGCCGCTACGCGATCGAGCCCGACGCTTCGGCCGCCAGCTACTTCCTCGCGGCCGCGGCGCTGACCGGCGGGGCAGTGACGGTCGCCGGCCTGGGGCCCGACGGCCTCCAGGGGGACGTGGCGTTCGCCGACGCCCTCGGGCGGATGGGCTGCCGGGTGACCCACGACGCCGCCGGGGTGACGGTCGCCGGGCGGGCGACGCGCGGCATCGACATCGACATGAACGCGATCAGCGACACCGTCCCGACGCTGGCCGTCGTCGCCCTGTTCGCCGACGGACCGACGACGATCCGCAACGTCGCCCACGTCCGCGACAAGGAGACCGACCGGATCGGCGACCTCGTCCGTGAGCTGGCCCGGCTCGGTGCCGACGTCAGCGAGCATGCCGACGGCCTCACGATCCGCCCCCGCCCCCTCCACGGCGCGGTCGTCGAGACGTACGACGATCACCGGATGGCGATGAGCCTGGCGCTGGCCGGGTTGACCACCGCCGGCGTCGTGATCGCCGACCCCGGCTGCGTCGCCAAGACGTTTCCCGGCTACTGGCGGGCGCTGGCGCGGCTGGCGCGGCTCGACACCGCCGCCTGGCCCGAGGTGGCGACGGCAACGCCGGGCGAATGA
- a CDS encoding iron-containing alcohol dehydrogenase gives MPASVPPAAAPADGAPRPYDVSLPPTIRFGSGRIAELGAVVAGLGRRALLVGSARGLFTEPAWSAVAASLGAAGVAHERLAAAAGEPTVDAVVAALADTVARRRPDDVVVAVGGGSAIDLAKAVAGLAVVAAPGMSAAALDELVVDHLEGVGRGLVLSRPALPLVAVPTTAGTGAEATRNAVIGCPRRRFKKSLRSPLLVPRAVIVDPDLTRSCDRATTAAAGLDCVTQLVESFISRFAAPVPRALAIAALPAAVAALPRVLADPADTPGRAALAHGALVSGIALTNSGLGMAHGVAAALGVECGVAHGVACGMLLPVALGVNRAAAAADLALLERACDPTAPADDAAAAEAFVARMTALVDGCGLPRRLRDVGLAADRLGWLAANSGGASMRGNPVALDADSLRPILAAAW, from the coding sequence ATGCCGGCGAGTGTACCGCCCGCAGCCGCGCCGGCCGACGGCGCTCCGCGCCCCTACGACGTGTCGCTGCCGCCGACGATCCGCTTCGGATCCGGACGGATCGCCGAGCTGGGTGCCGTGGTCGCCGGGCTCGGCCGCCGGGCGCTGCTCGTGGGGAGCGCCCGCGGGCTGTTTACCGAGCCCGCCTGGTCGGCGGTCGCCGCCAGCCTCGGCGCGGCGGGCGTGGCGCACGAGCGCCTCGCCGCGGCGGCCGGAGAGCCGACGGTCGATGCGGTCGTGGCGGCGCTCGCCGACACCGTCGCGCGGCGCCGGCCGGACGACGTCGTCGTCGCCGTCGGCGGCGGGTCGGCGATCGACCTGGCCAAGGCAGTCGCCGGGCTGGCGGTCGTGGCCGCGCCGGGAATGTCGGCCGCGGCGCTCGACGAACTGGTCGTCGACCACCTCGAGGGGGTCGGCCGGGGGCTGGTGCTGTCACGGCCGGCGCTGCCCCTTGTGGCGGTGCCGACCACCGCCGGCACCGGGGCCGAGGCGACGCGCAACGCCGTCATCGGCTGCCCGCGGCGGCGCTTCAAGAAGAGCCTCCGCAGCCCGCTGCTCGTGCCGCGCGCCGTGATCGTCGATCCCGACCTGACTCGCTCCTGCGACCGGGCGACGACCGCCGCCGCCGGGCTCGACTGCGTCACGCAACTCGTCGAGAGCTTCATCAGCCGCTTCGCGGCGCCGGTCCCGCGGGCGCTGGCGATCGCGGCGCTGCCGGCCGCCGTCGCCGCCCTGCCGCGGGTCCTCGCCGATCCCGCCGACACCCCCGGCCGCGCGGCGCTGGCCCACGGGGCGCTGGTCTCGGGGATCGCGCTGACGAACTCCGGTCTCGGCATGGCCCACGGCGTGGCGGCGGCGCTCGGCGTCGAGTGCGGCGTGGCCCATGGCGTGGCCTGCGGGATGCTCCTGCCGGTGGCGCTCGGGGTGAACCGCGCCGCCGCCGCGGCCGACCTTGCCCTGCTCGAGCGCGCCTGTGACCCGACCGCTCCGGCCGACGATGCGGCAGCGGCCGAGGCGTTCGTCGCCCGGATGACGGCGCTTGTCGACGGCTGCGGACTGCCGCGGCGCCTGCGCGACGTCGGTCTCGCCGCCGACCGGCTCGGGTGGCTGGCGGCCAATTCCGGCGGCGCGAGCATGCGCGGCAATCCGGTCGCGCTCGACGCCGACTCGCTCCGGCCGATCCTCGCCGCGGCCTGGTAA